The genomic segment GTTGATCTTGATGGCAACAGGGTAGGAACTCATCAGGGGGTTCAGTTCTATACTGTCGGTCAGCGAAAGGGGCTGGGGGCTTTGGGATGCAGAATGTATGTAAAAGAGATCAGGGTTAAGGAGAATGAGGTTGTGGTGGCGAGGGATGAACAGCTTTTCTGTGATGCCATTGAGATTGAGGAATTGTTGAGTCAGGAGGACCAAATCTCGGTTGGTGATCAGTTTCTTGCACAGGTAAGATACAGAAGTAAACCGGTTGGGGCTGTTGTAGAGGATTATAGAGACGGAAAAATGGTATTGCGTTTTGATACTCCGGTGAGGGCGGTTGCACCCGGTCAGTCAGCAGTTCTTTACAGAGACGACGTGGTTGTAGCCGGAGGTCTTATTACAAGGGAAATTTAGGCTAAATCCTGTTGTCCATGGAACATCTGTTCATTTGTTGCGCAGTAGTTCTCTCTTCAATTTTCTGGTTTTATGAAAAGATTCTCCACCACCCTGTAGTGTGATGCAGGAATTTTACCTCCTGCATGCTTCTATACTTTAGGCTACCTACTCAGCCCTGTGGGCACCCTCCCTGCATTGCCGCAGCACATGATGACATCCCGCTGCATCCCCCCGGACATGGCCCAGAAGGTGAGCTTCCCATGGAAATTGCCCCGATTGCACTCATGAGTTTGTCGGTTGCTATAGAATTGCAGGCTGGGCATGGGACTTTTTGGTTGAGATCCCCAGTGATCAGCTCTTCATAGGTGTGATTGCACTCAGTGCATCTGTATTCAAAAATCGGCATACTACCTCCAGATTAAGGTTTTCAAATAAACAGCACTACGATTACAGGAACAAGAAATTTAGTATATGGGTAAATTTGGTTCCACTTATACACTGTATTCTGGGTGTAGTGGAATTTATAAATTAATATCAGGACAGGGTATTGGGAATGGTAATTGCTCTTTAAGGTTAGTGCAGTATTTCTTATCTGTTTTGAGAAAGGAGTGGTTTTTATGTTTCAACCTTGGATAAGTTTATTGGCTGGATTGTGGGCGTTCTTTTCATCGTTTTCCGCTCCACTTCTTGTTCCGCTTAATTTTATCATAACCGGGTTGGTTTTGGCGGTTATGGGATTTTGGAGAGTTCAGCGGACCTGGCAGGGTGTAGTTAACGGGATATTGGGATTGTGGCTTGTGTTTTCAGGTTTTGTGCCGGCGCTTCAGACTCAGACCAATCTTCTGACAGTGGGAGTTGCGGCGGTGATAATCGCGGCCTGGCGTATAAGTGAGACCAGAGCCCCAAGGCGTCATGCTGTTCGTGGTGCCCGTTAGGGAGTGGGTGTGTGAGTTGATGTCTTTGTGGAATAGCATATGAAAAGAGAAAGTAAGCGGGTGTGGTCTGGAGCGGTTTGCTCCAGGCTGCGTCACGCACCTGTATAGATCAATTGTATTTGGAGGAAAGTCTTGGAGGAGATTACCACACCCCAGCTTCTGGAGCTGTTGGATGATCCGGAAGTGAAGATTATAGATGTGCGTCCAACTGAGGCATATAATGGGTGGAGAAATAAGGGCGAGAAAAGGGGAGGGCATATAAAAACGGCAAAAAGTCTTCCGCTTAAATGGACCTCCTATTTCGACTGGCCAGAAATTGTAAAGGAAAAGAAAATAAGACCAGCTGACCGGTTGGTAATTTATGGCTACAACAGAGATGAAGCCCAAAAGGTTGCATCCCTTTTCCTTAGGGCCGGATATCAAAACCTCTCTCTCTACGACCATTTTCTGCACCACTGGGACAAGGATCATAATCTCCCGGTCTCAAAACTGACCCGATACAAACAACTGGTCTCACCCGCTTGGCTCAGGCAGCTTATAAGTGACGGAACTGCATCCGGGTTTAACTCTGAGAGGTACTGTATCTGTCATTGCTATTATCGTGATTCGGGCAGTTATGACAAGGGACACATCCCCGGAGCAGTACCGCTTGACACAAATTCTCTCGAATCTCCAATCACCTGGAATCGCAAAACCCCCGAAGAGATAAAAACAGCCCTTGAGCAGTTGGGTATAACTCATGACACAACCGTGGTGCTTTACGGCACCTACTCTTTTCCACGCAATGATGATCCTTTCCCCGGAAGCAGCGCAGGGCATCTGGGAGCAATGCGTTGCGCCCTTTTGATGCTCTATGCAGGGGTAGAGGATGTTCGTCTTCTCAATGGTGGATTTCAGGCCTGGACAGATGAGGGCTTTGAAATTTCAAAAGAGCATACTACACCTCGTGCTGTTGCTAGTTTTGGGATCACTGTACCAAAATACCCCCACCTTATGATCGATACCGAAGAGGCACGGAAATATTTACAATCAGAAGATAAGAATCTGGTATGTGTGCGGAGTTGGAGTGAGTATATAGGTGAGGTCAGCGGTTACAATTATATCAAAAAGAGGGGACGTATTCCCGGCGCTGTGTTTGCAGATTGTGGCAGCGATGCCTATCATATGGAGAATTACAGAAATCCCGATCATACCACACGTGAATTTGGCGAAATACACTCTATGTGGGCCAACTCCGGTATCACCAAGGACAAGCATAATGCTTTTTATTGTGGGACGGGATGGCGTGGGAGTGAGGCTTTTGTCAACGCCTGGCTTATGGGGTGGAAAAATATCTCTGTTTATGACGGAGGGTGGTATGAATGGAGCAGTGATGAAACAAATCCGACTGAAACTGGTGTTCCAGACTGAAAATATGTGAAAACCTGATATTGGAATTGAATATGGACTATTCTGAAACTGCACTGATTTCCGACAAAATAACAATTAAGAATGCATTCAGAGAAATCAAAGCTGAGGACATCGTCTCTTCTGTACTGCAAGGGCTTCTCTCTGCTCCAAGGCACATATCGAGTATGCATTTTTATGATACCGCAGGCTCAAAACTGTTCGAAAAGATAACTGCCCTCCCCGAATACTATCTGACCTCATCAGAAAAAAAAATGCTTCAGAAAAATGGCGCCTCGATTTCGGAAAAATTTCTCAACAGAGATGTTGTTGAGTTGGGGAGCGGGGATTGTTCAAAAATTTCTATCCTTTTTGACGGTCTCAGTGCGGATGAACTTAAATCGATCAGATATATACCACTGGACATAAGTTTTGAAGCAGTCAGGCAATCGGCTTTGACGCTTAACTCCAGATACCCGGACTTAATAGTGTCGGGGATAATTGCAGACTTTACAAAACAGCTTTCTGAGATACCAAAAGACAAAAGTCGGTACTTCTTGCTGTTAGGTAGTACAATTGGGAATTTTACACCAGAACAGTGCTGCAGTTTTTTGACACTTTTGTCGCAAAATATGGGGCCAGATGATTTATTCCTGATTGGAATAGACTTGGTTAAGGATGAAACCGTTATTCACAAGGCCTACAACGACAGCCAGCTCGTAACTGCAGCTTTCAACCGAAATATACTCAATGTAATTAATTCTATTGCTAAAACGAATTTCAAGCCCGATTTGTTTAATCATTATGCATTCTTTAATCACATTTACTCTCGTGTAGAGATGCACCTTCGGGCATCTGAGGATATGTGTGTGTGTTCACCCTACCTTTCTCAGTCTCTACTCCTGAAAAAGGGTGATATGATTCACACGGAAAATTCCTATAAGTTTACGATGCCTCAAATTTGTAAGATAGTTGAATCTGCCGGGTTAGCAGTTAACTCCTGTATTTCGGATAAAAATAGATACTACTCTCTGGTGACAGTTTCAAAAAAAAGACAGGTATAAAAAAATGGCTTTGGTTGAGAAGGTTAGAGAAGATTTTCCGATTCTGAATCGTAAAATAAATGGGAATCCATTGGTTTACCTGGACAATGCAGCAACAACTCAAAAACCGATTCAGGTTCTCGAAAAAGTAAAATCCTTTTATGAAAACTGGAACAGCAATATTCACCGGGGTGTACATTGCCTTAGTGAAAAAGCCGGAGAACTGTATGAGGAGTCAAGAAAAACGGTCAGGGATTTCATCAATGCCAAGGATGAGAAAGAGATTGTTTTCACCCGAGGTACAACTGAAGCAGTTAACCTTGTGGCCAGCTGTTTTGGGGAAAAGTTTGTTGAAGAGGGTGATGAGATAGTTATTTCAGAAATGGAGCATCACTCAAATCTTATCCCCTGGCAAAATCTCTGCAAAAAGAGAAATGCACACTTAAAAACGGTTCCTTTTAATGATGAGGGAGCTTTGCAAATTGATCATCTAAAATCGGTGATTTCCTCCAAAACAAAACTTATTTCAGTTACCTATATATCGAACGTCTTTGGCCTGTTAAATCCGGTAAAGGAGATCGTTTCAATTGCACACAAGCATAATATCCCGGTTTTTATTGATGGGGCTCAGGCTGTTCCTCATACGCCTATAGATGTAATTGATCTGAATTGTGATTTTTTCGCCTTTTCCGGACATAAACTTTATGCTGAAACCGGGGTTGGCGTGCTTTACGGAAAAGAAGATTGGCTGAACCGGTTGCCTCCTTATCAGACAGGTGGGGGAATGATCGACTCTGTTGATTTGCACACTACGGTTATCTCTGAAATTCCACAAAAGTTTGAAGCCGGTACTCCAAATATCAGTGGGGTATTGAGTCTTGGTGCTGCAATAGAATACATAGAATCTGTTGGGGTTGAGCAGATCTGCAGTTATGAGCAGGAATTGCTTCAGTATATGATACAAAAACTTAAGTCAATTGGTAGTATAAGAATCTTCGGCTCTGTTGAGCAGAGAAATGGAATAGTGTCTTTCAACCTGAAAGACACAAACTCTTACGATGTTGCTTTACTTTTGAATCAGTCTGGCATTGCGGTCCGCTCCGGATCCCATTGTGCACAGCCTTTAATGAAACATTACGGCGTAAGAGGAATGGTGCGTGCCAGTCTGGCCTTTTACAATACAAAAGAGGAAATTGATCGGTTTATACAGTCGATAGCCAGAGCAGAATCAATTCTTTTATGAGGTAGTTTGATGACTATAAACGAAAACCAGAACAGGATTATCAAAACGTTTGAATCTTTAAATGATTGGTTTGACCGTTATGAGTATCTTGTGAAATTGGGTAAGGAGCATGCACCAGAGCATGAAAAAGTAAGAACAGAAGAGAATTTATTGAATGGTTGTCAGTCGGGGGTTTGGATTTATAAAGAGGTCAGGGAAGGGAAAGTTTTTTACAAGGGTGATAGTGATTCTGTTATTATAAGGGGTATACTTGTATTATTAATGGAAATACTCAGCGATAATTATCCTATTGACATAGTAAATGCTGATCTGTACTTTGTTAAAGAAATTGGGTTAAATAACAGTCTTTCACCTGTAAGAAAGGATGGTATGAGCTCAATAATTAAGCAGATGAAAACATTGGCCAGAAATTGCATATATCCAAGCTGAAATTCATGAAATAAGAGGCAGGCAGCATTTCTTGAATTTTTTGTTGCTTCCACATGGGCAGAGTGAGTTACGATTGACATCGCTGTATTTTTTTACAAAAGTTTCTCCCTTAAAGGAGCCGTCACTGCGTAAGCGGGATAGAAAGCTATTACTTTGGGATTGTATTGAGGATTTCCACTCCCCGGCCTGAGGAAATTTGCCTGTGGTGTTTAGGTATTCACAATACTCTGTAATAAGATATGGAATACTCTTTTTCACTTCGGAAGGAACGCTCAGTTTCCCCATAGCCGTCAATGAGTCATGGATATCAGTGCTTGAATTGTTCTCTATTATCCACGACCAGTTAAGAAGTATGGGTTCTGCGTACTCTTTCACTGAGGGGTCAAGAAATAAGAAGTGTTCAGAGGTGCAGTAATCGGTAACATATTGAGTTAGCTCTGACATATGATGCAAAAAATCCTTAAGGGAAGTCTGAACAATATATAACTGAAACAGACTTCCGGGTTAGGGGCAATTTACAATTTTTTATCAAAAGAGCGTTCATAAAGAGCAAGAATCGCTTTTTGACTTCCTTCGGACAGATTGCGGGATCCGGTACCACAGAATGCCTGTCTTGATATAACCGGTTCATCTTCTCTCCACTCAGCCTGCATCCATGTGAACCATTTGTTTACGGTTTTATCAAAAACATGGACATCGCGATTGAAGAATTTCCCAAGCTCAACCGCCCACCCGGTTCCGCCTTTAACGGTATTGTCGGCCTGAATTTCACCGATTGCGAAAATCTGTTCACTTTTGTGCACCATGTGGAAAATCGACTGTAAAACACTTTTGATTTTTTCCGAGTTGCTGTATTTTCTATGCATGTGCATTGATACAATTTCCATACTTATATCACCACGGCAAAGATCTTTTTCGCTGAGCATAACAACATTTTTCTCTCGTTTGATATAATGCCCGTCAAAGGAAAAGGTGACTTCCTGTACCCCCCATTTTTCAGCACATTCACCAAAAAAGGATTCGGCTCCTACATGGCCACCGCTGTATAAAGTATAATCTGTTGGTTTTGCCATTCGAAACTCCTTTCAGAAAACTTGTATGAGTTAAGTCACCTGCAGAAAAAAGCAGTTCACTTATCTGGCTGTATGTAATTACGTGAGTTTTGGTAAAAATAACATCTTAAAGGACAAAATAGCTAAAAAAATTAAAAAGAGAGCCAGTATTTAGTTCTGGTGGTTATGATATTGCTTATGTCCGGGATTATAATCTCTTGCAATACCTTTCCTGCATGTCCGCAACTCATTTACAACCAGCTGACCGGGGCTTGATTGGCGATACGAAAAGGTCTGCATTGAAAGATACTTTCTTAAAATCTGATGTTAATATTAAGATATTAAATGGGGGATCTGTTGTTGTTCAGACATATTTCTACCAGATCAGAAATGTTTGCCGTTCCTGCGCACATAACGGTATCGGCTCCACCCCAGTATATTTTAACTTCTCCGTTTTCTTCCTCAACAGCTCCGCAGCAAAACACGACATTGTGCACATAACCGGTTATTTCCCATGGATCTTCAGGTTGAAGGATCCACTCGTCTGCTACACCAAGAATGACAGAAGGATCCTGCAGGTCATGCAGGGCAGCTCCGAGTCGATACACCGCTCCGTCCATGGTGTGGAAAACACCGTGGAAGATATTGAGCCACCCTTTTTCCGTTTTTATAGGTGTTGCTCCCGGACCCACTTTCATCTCATCCCAGTGATAAGTCATGGGTTTTATTACCACTTTGGAATCCCCCCAGTGGATAAGGTCGGGTGAATATGATATCCAGATTGACCAGGGTGAGATTTCTGAGTGCGGCCGGTCGAGGCGGACATAGCGGTTGTCGATTTTTTGAGGAAAGAGCACTACGTTGCGGTAATCGGCCTGAGTTATTAAAGATATGCGTTGAAGGGAAGAGAAATCGGAAGTTTTGGCCAGAACTATTCTCACTCCATGCCTGGAGTAGGCGCTATAGGTAATGTAGTGTTCATTTTCTATGGTGCAGATCCGTGGATCTTCAACCCCGTACTCCTCATAGGCGGAGAAGGTTGGATCGGATGCTGGAGTAATAAAGGGTTGAGGTGATACTTCAAATGAGAATCCATCCTCACTTTTGGCCATTCCGATTATTGAACGGCCGTTTTGAAGATGTGATCTGAAAAGCATCACATAGCTGTTTTCATGTTTTACCACACCAGCGTTGTGTACCGTGTGAACAGGGTAGGGGATATCTTTTTTTGTGAGTATGGGGTTATTCCCGTATCGTAGTACAATTGGGTTTTTCATAAATTTTTTGTATTTGTAGGAGGTTAATTATTTTTGCCCTCACTCGAAGAGGTGCAAGGATTATCGAGCAACTATTACAGGCCGGATAACGAAGCTGGTTTTGCAGGTAAGCTGTTTGGGTTAACACATAGTACCACTTCGCCATCCGGGGTTGTCTGCTATACTTATTGCAGGTCAATATTGTACTGTGCAAATTCCCAGTTGATCATGTTGTTTACGATTGCATTGACATGGTCGTTTCGCCTGTTCTGGTAGTCAAGATAGTAGGCATGTTCCCACACATCGATGGCAAGAATTGGTTTAAGATTCTGTGCGATTGGGTTCTCTGCATTGGGGGTTTTCATAACTCTCAATTTTTGACCATCCTGAACGAGCCATGCATATCCGCTTCCAAACTGATCAATAGCAGCCGATACAAACTCATTTTTGAACTGCTCATAACTGCCAAAGGATGACTCTATCATCTTCATAGTGTTTCCCTGGGGATCTTTCATCCCTCTGGGATCAAAGCAGTTCCAGTAAAACCAGTGATTCCATACCTGTGCGGCATTATTGAACAGCTTTGAGAATTCCTGATTGCCAAAGGTGGCTTTGATTATCCCCTCAAGGTCGGCATTTTCAAATTGGGATCCTTTTATCAGCTGATTGGCAGTATTGACATATTTCTGGTGATGTTTTTCATGGTGAAAGGAGAGGGTTTTTTCTGAAATATGGGGCTCCAGCGCTTCTTTTGAGAATGGAAGGGGTGGAAGCTTAAAGGGGGCTTTTGACTTGATATCGTTTAATCCTACTGGCTCCATCTACATCCTCCTTGTGGGTGTATAGTGGGAAAAGTTTGTGGAATCACAGAATTATGCTGCAAAAAACATACCGCTTAAAAACTGCGGTAAATAAAGCGGATGATGTACTATGGATCAGGTTTAACAGCGCAAAAAAAAATGGAGAGTTGATTTGTTAGATATGCCCTTGCTGTCAGGAAAAGAAAAGCATTGAGATTGTCAGGTTTGCAACAAGGATGAAAAGGCTGGACGAGACTACTGCATTTCGGGTGGCTTTACCAACATACTGAGCTCCTCCAGAGACATTCATACCGTACAGACATCCTACAAAAACATTTATGGTGGTAAAAATTATCACTTTAACCATGCCAGTGACAATGTCCATGTGGGAAAAACCATATCTCATACCGTTGTAAAAGGTCAGCGGTGTAAGACCGTATATAAAGGTGGAGAGCATTTGTGCAGAAATTATTGCCAAAAGGGAGCTGAACACAAAGAAAACAGGGGACATGAGGACGCTTGCAATTATTCGTGGCTGTATTATGTACTCAAAGGGATTTAATGAGAGGCATACCATTGCATCAAGCTGCTCGGTGATTTTCATTGTGCCGATTTGTGCTGTTATTCTTGCTGCCAGTCTGGCTGAGAGAATCAGGCCTACAATTGCCGGACCTATCTCTATGAATATTGTAGTTCCGACCATTCTGCCCATGAGAATCGGAGCAGCATGAAGATTATTTGTTACTTCAAGATAGGTCAGTATAGAAATGAAGCCTGAAAAAATGCTTACAAAAAGGATTAAAGGAAAGGAGCACACACCAAGTTCATACATCTGCCTGACGGTGAGATCGAAATGAAACTTGCAGGAAAAAGTCTTTGTCAGGAAAATAAAACTTTTTCCGATACTTTGGAGGGATTCACGAACCGATGCTCCCGTCTGAATGGCTAATCTATCTAAAGTATTCAAATGAAAATCCTGTAAACGCACGTTTTGATCTGTTTAACGTGTTGTAGTAACCCACATTAAAAATAGTTTCAGTTAATAGCAGTATGTTGGTAATATCCCTCTACTCTGAAATCATCTGTGTTTTTTTGCTTTCTTCAGAAGTGTTCTGAGCGAGTATATATGCCATGAAGTACTCCTCAAATGTTCTTCGCGGACCGTTGCTTTTAGCGTGCCATCTTGAAATCGCCCTTTTTCTTCTGTGATTAAAAAAGCGATACAGCTCCAGGGGATCGTCATTTTTTATGCTGAGGTAAATCGATTCCTTACCGAGGATACTGGCAACCTCCTCCCTTTTTACACATCCCTTCGAGGAGTTTGAAAGTGCCTTTTTCACAATGCCCAGTTCCTCAAAAGACAATCCAAACAGAAATTCTTCCAATGCAGAGGCTTCGTTTGGATAAGTTGATGCGTGAAGAACGTAGTTGCGACAGATCTCATCTGCGTTCTTATAGAGAGAGATATACTCGTGTGTTCCAAGCAGAGTACCAAACACCGGCATCGACTCTCTTCTTATCAGCCACATCTTTCGAAGCTCCGGAAATGAATTGCTGACCTGAGTATCTCTGCTTTCCCATATCTCAGCAAGTTTCTTTGCCGCCTTTTCTTTCAATTCGGTCCGAATCGGCTCCCCTAACAGTTCAAGCAGTACATCTTCGGTCATTATTGAGAGCATACGGTTCATTATAAACCCGAAAATCTCCTCCTGTAATGAACAATCATCAGATACCGCTTCCGCAAGGCGATTTACCAGATACAAGAGATTAATTTTTCCTATTTCGATGCTTTTCCCTAATACCGCCTTTGTGGGCATCACAAAAACATCTTCATCACGATATTTCTCACTCAACACTTTTACCAGTGTTTCAACGGTTCTTTTTACATCACCTAAATGGTTGGATTTTAGAATTGAAGGGTAAAGAGATAGTGCTTCTGCCTGATATTTGACAGCAGTGAGGTTTTTATGTAACTGAGCATGTTCTGTTTCCTTGCCAGAATTGATCAGTTGTTTAGAAACTGAATCTATGACACTCTTTTCTTCAGAACTCCAGATATCAGCTTTTTCCATATTCATTCCTGTTTTCACCGAAAACCCGCATTTAATCGTTAAAGCAGGTGTGAGCCTGTCTGTTTTCGGTTTTGATAAAGTTCTATATTATATAATACAATATATCCTGGTAACTGGCAAGTTTTCAACTTTTCTCGTAATCGATTGGCAGTAAAAAAAATAGTCGGATTTTGATTAAATTGAAGATAAAGGAAAATTGAGCGCTGAGAAAAACGTATTTTATAGATCCGGTTGATAATCCTTCAATTTATTTCCAATACCCAGCAGCTGTTATTTGTTGCCATCGGGTAGATGAGTTTGATTAATGAGTGAAAAATGTCTTTACCTTATTGATGGGCATGCGCTGATATATCGTGCATATTATGCTCTGATCAGAAATCCTCTTACAAATTCCAGGGGACAGCCCACCGGGGCACTTTTCGGCTTCGCCAACTACCTGCTCCGTTTAATCGAAACATACACCTGCCCCTACATGGCTGTGGTTATGGACAGCAGCAAACCCACCTTTCGTCACGAGGCCTATGAGCTTTACAAAGCCAATAGATCCGAGATGCCCGATGACTTAAAAACCCAGATGCCCATGATACTGGAGCTGATTGAAGCCTTTAATTTACCCGTTGTAAAACAGGACGGGCTTGAGGCTGATGACCTGATTGCGGTGCTTACCAATAAAGCCAC from the Chitinispirillum alkaliphilum genome contains:
- a CDS encoding rhodanese-related sulfurtransferase, with product MEEITTPQLLELLDDPEVKIIDVRPTEAYNGWRNKGEKRGGHIKTAKSLPLKWTSYFDWPEIVKEKKIRPADRLVIYGYNRDEAQKVASLFLRAGYQNLSLYDHFLHHWDKDHNLPVSKLTRYKQLVSPAWLRQLISDGTASGFNSERYCICHCYYRDSGSYDKGHIPGAVPLDTNSLESPITWNRKTPEEIKTALEQLGITHDTTVVLYGTYSFPRNDDPFPGSSAGHLGAMRCALLMLYAGVEDVRLLNGGFQAWTDEGFEISKEHTTPRAVASFGITVPKYPHLMIDTEEARKYLQSEDKNLVCVRSWSEYIGEVSGYNYIKKRGRIPGAVFADCGSDAYHMENYRNPDHTTREFGEIHSMWANSGITKDKHNAFYCGTGWRGSEAFVNAWLMGWKNISVYDGGWYEWSSDETNPTETGVPD
- a CDS encoding Cysteine desulfurase, producing MALVEKVREDFPILNRKINGNPLVYLDNAATTQKPIQVLEKVKSFYENWNSNIHRGVHCLSEKAGELYEESRKTVRDFINAKDEKEIVFTRGTTEAVNLVASCFGEKFVEEGDEIVISEMEHHSNLIPWQNLCKKRNAHLKTVPFNDEGALQIDHLKSVISSKTKLISVTYISNVFGLLNPVKEIVSIAHKHNIPVFIDGAQAVPHTPIDVIDLNCDFFAFSGHKLYAETGVGVLYGKEDWLNRLPPYQTGGGMIDSVDLHTTVISEIPQKFEAGTPNISGVLSLGAAIEYIESVGVEQICSYEQELLQYMIQKLKSIGSIRIFGSVEQRNGIVSFNLKDTNSYDVALLLNQSGIAVRSGSHCAQPLMKHYGVRGMVRASLAFYNTKEEIDRFIQSIARAESILL
- a CDS encoding Sulfur acceptor protein SufE for iron-sulfur cluster assembly; translation: MTINENQNRIIKTFESLNDWFDRYEYLVKLGKEHAPEHEKVRTEENLLNGCQSGVWIYKEVREGKVFYKGDSDSVIIRGILVLLMEILSDNYPIDIVNADLYFVKEIGLNNSLSPVRKDGMSSIIKQMKTLARNCIYPS
- a CDS encoding glycosidase — translated: MKNPIVLRYGNNPILTKKDIPYPVHTVHNAGVVKHENSYVMLFRSHLQNGRSIIGMAKSEDGFSFEVSPQPFITPASDPTFSAYEEYGVEDPRICTIENEHYITYSAYSRHGVRIVLAKTSDFSSLQRISLITQADYRNVVLFPQKIDNRYVRLDRPHSEISPWSIWISYSPDLIHWGDSKVVIKPMTYHWDEMKVGPGATPIKTEKGWLNIFHGVFHTMDGAVYRLGAALHDLQDPSVILGVADEWILQPEDPWEITGYVHNVVFCCGAVEEENGEVKIYWGGADTVMCAGTANISDLVEICLNNNRSPI
- a CDS encoding Superoxide dismutase; the protein is MEPVGLNDIKSKAPFKLPPLPFSKEALEPHISEKTLSFHHEKHHQKYVNTANQLIKGSQFENADLEGIIKATFGNQEFSKLFNNAAQVWNHWFYWNCFDPRGMKDPQGNTMKMIESSFGSYEQFKNEFVSAAIDQFGSGYAWLVQDGQKLRVMKTPNAENPIAQNLKPILAIDVWEHAYYLDYQNRRNDHVNAIVNNMINWEFAQYNIDLQ
- a CDS encoding ABC transporter permease protein; amino-acid sequence: MNTLDRLAIQTGASVRESLQSIGKSFIFLTKTFSCKFHFDLTVRQMYELGVCSFPLILFVSIFSGFISILTYLEVTNNLHAAPILMGRMVGTTIFIEIGPAIVGLILSARLAARITAQIGTMKITEQLDAMVCLSLNPFEYIIQPRIIASVLMSPVFFVFSSLLAIISAQMLSTFIYGLTPLTFYNGMRYGFSHMDIVTGMVKVIIFTTINVFVGCLYGMNVSGGAQYVGKATRNAVVSSSLFILVANLTISMLFFS